From Rhodovastum atsumiense, a single genomic window includes:
- a CDS encoding helix-turn-helix transcriptional regulator, translated as MGPYRCARSPDYRAKMTRRQAAMPEAADTDSGDPVLQALASRLRLLRARRAMTRRALARQSRVSERYIAQLEAGTGNASLVLLHRIAAALGVPVGVLLQEVAEPPPELLPVQRLLERLSPAQLAEARHLLAERFLAVRPDLRRQRIALVGLRGAGKSTLGRRLAGRRGVPFHELDREIEREAAVELREIFEMQGQAAFRRLERAALDRLLAGPGGMVIATGGSLVTEPDTYETLLAHCRVVWIRTSPDEHMRRVVEQGDLRPIRDSRQAMRDLKSILASRESLYARADLVLDTSGQDEDRSFRDLLDLLEP; from the coding sequence ATGGGGCCTTATCGCTGCGCACGTAGCCCGGACTATCGGGCGAAGATGACCCGCCGGCAAGCTGCCATGCCTGAAGCCGCGGACACGGACTCCGGCGATCCGGTGCTGCAGGCCCTCGCCTCCCGGCTGCGCCTGCTGCGGGCGCGCCGGGCCATGACCCGCCGTGCCCTGGCCCGGCAATCGCGCGTGTCGGAGCGCTACATCGCCCAGCTCGAGGCGGGCACGGGCAATGCCTCGCTGGTGCTGCTGCACCGCATCGCCGCGGCACTCGGGGTGCCGGTCGGGGTGCTGCTGCAGGAGGTGGCCGAGCCACCACCGGAACTGCTGCCGGTGCAACGCCTGCTCGAACGCCTCTCGCCGGCGCAACTGGCCGAGGCGCGGCACCTGCTCGCCGAGCGCTTCCTGGCGGTGCGGCCGGACTTGCGGCGCCAGCGCATCGCCCTGGTCGGCCTGCGCGGCGCCGGCAAGAGCACGCTCGGGCGCCGCCTCGCCGGGCGGCGTGGCGTGCCCTTCCACGAACTCGATCGCGAGATCGAGCGCGAGGCCGCGGTGGAACTGCGCGAGATCTTCGAGATGCAGGGCCAGGCGGCGTTCCGGCGGCTGGAGCGGGCGGCGCTGGACCGGCTGCTCGCCGGTCCCGGCGGCATGGTGATCGCGACCGGCGGCAGCCTCGTCACCGAGCCCGACACCTACGAGACGCTGCTCGCGCATTGCCGCGTGGTCTGGATCCGCACCTCGCCCGACGAGCACATGCGCCGGGTGGTCGAGCAGGGCGATTTGCGGCCGATCCGTGACTCACGGCAGGCGATGCGCGACCTGAAGTCGATCCTGGCCAGCCGCGAAAGCCTCTATGCCCGCGCCGACCTGGTGCTGGATACCTCGGGCCAGGACGAGGACCGCAGTTTCAGGGACCTGCTGGACCTGCTGGAGCCCTGA